A stretch of DNA from Candidatus Binatia bacterium:
CGTGCTGATGCCGTCGTACTCTTCCTGCTCGACGTAGTCTTTGCGCAGCGGATGGCCGACCCAGTCCTCCGGCAGCATGATTCTGCGAAGGTCGCTGTGGCCTTCGAAAATCACGCCGAAAAGATCGAAGACCTCGCGCTCGAACCAGTTGGCCGCCTTCCAGACGCCCTCCATCGTGGCGATGCTGGGCGTGCCCTCCCGCGGCAGATCGGCTTTCAGGACGATCTGGTGACGCTTGGAATAGGAATAGAGATGGTAGACGACCTGGAACTTGTCCTCTTTGGAAAGGTCGAGGGCGGTCAGATCGGAAAGAACTTCGAAAGCCGTTTCGGGATCGTCCCTGAGGTAGCGGCAGACATCGACGACGGCCCGGGCGTCGACGTTGAGACACGGGTCGATGACGTCGCCGCGAAAGTTGCCAACTTTGCCCGGAAACTGCCGCTCCAGCTTATTGTAGATCTCTTGGGCCTCCACCTATGTACCCGTCTGCCCCTCGGCCGCCGCCGGAGCGCGCACCAGCCAGCGCTCGCGCATCATTTTATCTTGAATTCTGAGGAGACCTTCGGTCAGGGCTTCGGGCCGCGGCGGACAGCCCGGCACGTAGACATCCACCGGGATGATTTTATCGACCCCTTTGCACACCGAGTAGGCGACCTGGAACAAGCCGCCGCAATTGGCACAGCTTCCCATCGAGATGACGTACTTGGGGTCTGGCATCTGGTCGTAGAGCAGCTTGGTGCGCTTGGCCATCTTGTAGGTCAGCGTCCCGGCGACGATCATAAGATCGGACTGGCGCGGCGTCGCACGAGGCACGCAACCGAAGCGGTCCACGTCAGCGCGCGGCCCGCCGGTCTGCATCAGCTCGATGGCGCAGCAGGCCAGGCCGAACAGCATGTACCACTGTGAAGAGGCCCGGCCCCAATTGAGGAGCTGATCCACCTTGGTGGTAAAAACCGTCTCGGGCAGTGAATTCAGCAGCGGTTGCATTTAGTTACCCCTCTATTGCGCTTGAACTTTCTTGACCCATTCGAGATCGCCTTTGGCCCAGGCGTAAACCAGACCGAGGAAGAGGATGCCGACAAACACCAGAATTTCGATGAAGGCAAAGCCGCCTTGCCCGCTTTCGACCCAACGGCGAAAAGCGGTCGCTACGGGGAACATAAAGGCGATCTCGACCTCGAAGATGATGAAAATCAAAGAGACGATGTAAAAACGAATATTGAAGTTGACCCATGCGCTGCCGGCCGCCGGCTCGCCGCATTCATACGTGGAAAGCTTGCGCGTCTGGGGGTTGTTCGGCCTGAGCAGCTTGCCTATGAGTAAGTTGACGCCGACGAAACCGGCGCCCAAGGCCGTAAAAACCAGAACATTGGCGAAATCGAAAAGCATGGCTGATTGTCGGCTTTGATATCAGACTAAAAGAGGAAAACCAACTGAAATTATTATAGGCACAAATCCCTCTCAGCGTCAATGTTTCGGCGGCGAACGGCATTGCCATCGCGGGCTTTTTTGACTAGAGTTTAGCGGACTTAAAGGAACCCCTCGTGACCAACGTTGAGCGTTTTTGCAGCGCGCATTTAGTCTTCGCGCTGTTTTGGCTTGTAGCCGGCAGCGCAGCCGGACAAAACCGCCCCGTGAAGGTCGCCTACAGCGCGATCTCGGCCGGCATCGGCGGTTTGTGGCTGACGCATGAACAGGGGATCTTCAAGAAGCACGGCCTCGATTCGTCGCTGATCTATTTTCGTAGCGGCACGACGGCGGCGCAGGCGCTCCTCGCCGGCGAAATCGACTTCGGCCACCTCGCGCCGGGGCCGATGATGGCGGCCTGGGCGCAGGGGGCGGATTTCGTCTGGATCGGGACGACCGTCCATAAAATGGTCTTCACCTTGGTGGCCGAGCCGGCGATCATGCGGGGCGAAAGCCTCAAAGGCAAAAAGATCGGCATCACGCGCATCGGCTCGGCGGCCGATTTGGCGGTGAGAGCGGCTCTGGAGCATTTCGGTCTGACGTCGAAAGATGTCAGCTTGATCAGCATGGGCGGCATACCTGATATTCTCACGGGTCTCCGCGCCGGTGCGGTTCAAGCGGCGATCCTCTCGCCGCCGTTCTCGACCGCCGCGCTCGATCTCGGCTATCGCCGCCTCCTTTTCATCCCGGACCTGGGCAAAGAGTTCACTTTCTCCGGCATCGCCGCCCAACGCGGCTACGTCAACGCCAATCCGAACGTCGCGCGCGCATTCATGACGGCGCTGACCGAGGGCGCGAAGATCTATGCGGAGAACTCCAAGGCGGCGCTCGTCGTTCTGAAGCGCTACGCTAAAGTGGAGAAGGATTCGA
This window harbors:
- a CDS encoding NADH-quinone oxidoreductase subunit C is translated as MEAQEIYNKLERQFPGKVGNFRGDVIDPCLNVDARAVVDVCRYLRDDPETAFEVLSDLTALDLSKEDKFQVVYHLYSYSKRHQIVLKADLPREGTPSIATMEGVWKAANWFEREVFDLFGVIFEGHSDLRRIMLPEDWVGHPLRKDYVEQEEYDGISTQRAPLVEKLLR
- a CDS encoding NADH-quinone oxidoreductase subunit A, which produces MLFDFANVLVFTALGAGFVGVNLLIGKLLRPNNPQTRKLSTYECGEPAAGSAWVNFNIRFYIVSLIFIIFEVEIAFMFPVATAFRRWVESGQGGFAFIEILVFVGILFLGLVYAWAKGDLEWVKKVQAQ
- the nuoB gene encoding NADH-quinone oxidoreductase subunit NuoB, which encodes MQPLLNSLPETVFTTKVDQLLNWGRASSQWYMLFGLACCAIELMQTGGPRADVDRFGCVPRATPRQSDLMIVAGTLTYKMAKRTKLLYDQMPDPKYVISMGSCANCGGLFQVAYSVCKGVDKIIPVDVYVPGCPPRPEALTEGLLRIQDKMMRERWLVRAPAAAEGQTGT
- a CDS encoding ABC transporter substrate-binding protein, coding for MTNVERFCSAHLVFALFWLVAGSAAGQNRPVKVAYSAISAGIGGLWLTHEQGIFKKHGLDSSLIYFRSGTTAAQALLAGEIDFGHLAPGPMMAAWAQGADFVWIGTTVHKMVFTLVAEPAIMRGESLKGKKIGITRIGSAADLAVRAALEHFGLTSKDVSLISMGGIPDILTGLRAGAVQAAILSPPFSTAALDLGYRRLLFIPDLGKEFTFSGIAAQRGYVNANPNVARAFMTALTEGAKIYAENSKAALVVLKRYAKVEKDSILEAGYREYASALTSPPYPSLKGLEAVRESFAESAPALKNADLKKFIDDRFVKAR